Genomic DNA from Bacteroidales bacterium:
ATGATTGCCGCAAGATCATTGACAGCCGGAATCATCCTTTTCAGTATCAACCGTTTAAAGAACAAGGAGAAAATTAAGCGGGAACAAATTATTCCGTTATTTACAATCGGTGCCTTGTTCTTCTTAATCGGGCATGGATTGCTTTCCTATGCTCAGAAATTTGTTCCTTCGGGTACGGCTGCTGTGCTTATTGCTTCTGAACCCCTGTGGGTTATCGGTATTGAATGGTTTTTCCTCAAAGATATACGGGTCAGACGCACAGGAGTGTTCGGGTTGTTTCTCGGTTTTGCAGGCATTATTTATCTCATTACGGCCACCAATGACATCAGCACTTCCAATAACAACCTCCTGTATTCTGCTTTCATCCTGATGAGTGCCTTTTCATGGAGTTCGGGCGCTGTTTATTCAAGAGTTGCCAACGTTCCGAAATCTCCTCTTTTATCCTCAGGAATGGAATTAATCTTCGGAGGCATTCTTGTACTGATCGCCAGTTTTATTATCGGTGAACCTTCCCGCTTTCACTTCAGCCAGGTATCGTTAAAATCAGTGCTTGGTTTGTTATACCTGGTCATTTTCGGTTCTGTGATCGCATTCAGTGCCTACATATGGCTACTCAGGCATACGTCGGTCACCCGCATATCAACCCATACCTTCGTGAATCCAATCATTGCAGTGATCCTTGGCTGGCTCATTGCCGATGAGAAAATAACAGCCGCCCTGGTGATCGCTTCAGCTATCATCATTGTATCGGTTTACCTGGTGCTTCACGATCAATATAGGGAAAAGAAGAAAGCTCGTCAAATTTAGTACGGTTAATTCGGAAAACAGGTAAAAAAAGTATAATTTTATACCGTAATCAGGTAAATATTATACTATGCGCAAGGTAAAAGTAATCAAACAAACTGAAGAACAGGGCGCTGTCACTTTTAAACGCAAAAAACAACAGCATCTGAGTACCATCATGTTTATTGAAAGAAATGAAAAACCTGAAATGCAGATGACGGCTTTTGAGAAAATGGAAAGGGCGAAATCGGGATTGGGAAAAAACGAGTTAAACAGGCTGAAGGAAAGAACGGACCTGGATTATGAAAAGCTTTCAAAAGCCCTTGCCGTAACTAAAGCAACGCTTATCAGGAAAAAAGGGGACCAGAAATACAGTCCGGCCATCAGTGAGAGAATGATCAGTCTGGCTGATATATATTCCTATGGGTTTACAGTTTTTGAGGATGAAGAGAAATTCAAAAACTGGATGTTCAGACCTGTCAGGGCTCTTGGCGGAAAAACTCCCTATGATGTAATTGATAATCAGTTTGGCAGAGAGGAAGTAAGGAGCCTGATCGGCAGGATTGAACAAGGCGTTTATTCCTAGTCTTGCATCACATGATTGTATACAGAATAAGCAAGACCAGGTTTTCACGGGATTTGTCCGGTGAAGGAGCCCGCCTGTTTGGCGGAAGATGGAATGAGATTTTGACGCCCTGTGTGTATACATCCGAAAGCCGTGCCCTTGCGCTTCTTGAATATACGGTTAATGTAAATATAGAAGATATTCCAAGGGGATTAGCTATCACTTCCATTGAAATTCCTGATGAAGGGATTCATGATGTGAACTTGAAAGATCTGCCCGGTGACTGGATGAAAGTGCCTGCTCCATCGTCGACAAAAGAATTCGGAACCCGTTTCCTTAAAAGTCAGATCAAACCGGTTCTTAAAATACCTTCTACTATTATTCTAAATGAATTCAACTACATATTGAATCCTTTACATCCTGACAGCAAAAGCTTTAGAATAGTATCGACAGAGGATTTTATATATGATGTACGGATTAAATTAATCTGATCACATACAGGCATTTGGTATAAAAAATAATTGTAATATTGCGGCTGTATGGAAAGGTTCAGAAACAGCATATTACTGCGTATTTTTTTTATCCTGGTTATCATTCCTCTGTCTTTCAGACCCGCTTATTCCCAGGAAATTTCCGATAAATCGGCCAACCTGAAAAACCTGTGTTTTGAAAACAATCATTTCAATGCTGAT
This window encodes:
- a CDS encoding EamA family transporter — its product is MMKTPNLKNLLAFTAIYVIWGSTYLAIRYAVETIPPLMMIAARSLTAGIILFSINRLKNKEKIKREQIIPLFTIGALFFLIGHGLLSYAQKFVPSGTAAVLIASEPLWVIGIEWFFLKDIRVRRTGVFGLFLGFAGIIYLITATNDISTSNNNLLYSAFILMSAFSWSSGAVYSRVANVPKSPLLSSGMELIFGGILVLIASFIIGEPSRFHFSQVSLKSVLGLLYLVIFGSVIAFSAYIWLLRHTSVTRISTHTFVNPIIAVILGWLIADEKITAALVIASAIIIVSVYLVLHDQYREKKKARQI
- a CDS encoding antitoxin Xre/MbcA/ParS toxin-binding domain-containing protein, with amino-acid sequence MRKVKVIKQTEEQGAVTFKRKKQQHLSTIMFIERNEKPEMQMTAFEKMERAKSGLGKNELNRLKERTDLDYEKLSKALAVTKATLIRKKGDQKYSPAISERMISLADIYSYGFTVFEDEEKFKNWMFRPVRALGGKTPYDVIDNQFGREEVRSLIGRIEQGVYS
- a CDS encoding RES family NAD+ phosphorylase, with amino-acid sequence MIVYRISKTRFSRDLSGEGARLFGGRWNEILTPCVYTSESRALALLEYTVNVNIEDIPRGLAITSIEIPDEGIHDVNLKDLPGDWMKVPAPSSTKEFGTRFLKSQIKPVLKIPSTIILNEFNYILNPLHPDSKSFRIVSTEDFIYDVRIKLI